One genomic region from Anguilla rostrata isolate EN2019 chromosome 2, ASM1855537v3, whole genome shotgun sequence encodes:
- the cbx1b gene encoding chromobox protein homolog 1b codes for MSQSSEPPNDAPTVTEAPQSDTKLAATTGKKQNKKKVEEVVEEEEEEYVVEKVLDRRVVKGKVEFLLKWKGFSDEDNTWEPEDNLDCPDLIAEFLQSQKSAHEPGGKRKADSDTEGAVAGEESRPKKRKDEPEKLRGFARGLDPERIIGATDSSGELMFLMKWKNSDEADLVPAKEANVKCPQVVISFYEERLTWHSYPTEEEEKKDDKN; via the exons ATGAGCCAGTCTTCAGAACCCCCTAATGATGCTCCCACTGTTACAGAAG CCCCCCAGTCAGACACCAAGCTGGCAGCGACCACAGGGAAAAAGCAGAACAagaagaaggtggaggaggtggtagaggaagaggaggaggaataTGTGGTGGAGAAGGTTCTGGATCGACGAGTGGTGAAGGGCAAGGTGGAATTCCTTCTCAAGTGGAAGGGTTTCTCAGA CGAGGACAACACGTGGGAGCCAGAGGACAACTTGGACTGCCCAGACCTGATTGCGGAGTTCCTGCAGTCCCAGAAGAGTGCTCACGAGCCCGGCGGCAAGAGGAAGGCCGACTCGGACACAGAGGGAGCAGTGGCCGGAGAGGAGAGCCGACCCAAGAAAAGGAAAGACGAG CCAGAGAAGCTCCGTGGGTTTGCTCGAGGTCTGGACCCAGAACGCATCATTGGGGCGACCGATTCCAGTGGAGAACTGATGTTTCTCATGAAATG GAAGAATTCAGATGAGGCGGACCTGGTACCGGCCAAGGAGGCCAACGTGAAGTGTCCTCAAGTGGTCATCTCCTTCTATGAGGAGCGGCTGACATGGCACTCGTACCCAACTgaagaagaggagaagaaggacGACAAGAACTAG